A single window of Senegalia massiliensis DNA harbors:
- a CDS encoding MFS transporter, producing MQSIKNKKTIGFLFLLMILVSMGDNVRGVFIPVFKKEFGVDDTSMGLMLIISSLGYMTFTFIGGILCDKIGQKKVLKIGMASCIISLILLFYSPNFIVLLIGMFIINMGVSLIVISINTLIPLLAISFQAILMNMIHSFYGVGATITQRGSGYMLYEGFSFRTIYMILIFLFLIAFLISFIIKIPEKNKDEVEKSINWNIILKNKMTYFYILALGLYISAEMSTGNWFINFMQTTYNFNENKSALYSSVFLGIFTIGRFFGGFVVEKVGHFKSVMISLFFATILYTSGLLLGSKGLIIISFSGIFFSIVFPTIVVTISKVFPNNSSFVTGIVVSIASGISMIVNFLIGYFNDIIGTYGSFYIIPIALVISTIFSIIIFLNTKDVRLN from the coding sequence TTGCAAAGTATAAAAAATAAAAAAACTATAGGCTTTCTTTTTTTGTTAATGATATTAGTTTCAATGGGAGACAATGTAAGAGGAGTTTTTATACCAGTTTTTAAAAAAGAATTTGGAGTAGATGATACTTCTATGGGATTAATGTTAATTATATCTTCTTTAGGATATATGACATTTACATTTATAGGTGGTATATTGTGTGATAAAATAGGTCAAAAGAAAGTTTTGAAAATCGGAATGGCATCTTGTATTATTTCTTTAATTTTATTGTTTTACTCACCAAATTTTATTGTTCTTTTAATTGGAATGTTTATTATAAATATGGGAGTTTCACTTATAGTAATAAGTATAAATACACTTATACCTTTACTAGCTATTTCATTTCAAGCAATACTTATGAACATGATTCATTCTTTTTATGGTGTAGGTGCTACAATTACACAAAGAGGTTCAGGATATATGTTATATGAAGGTTTTAGTTTTAGAACAATTTATATGATATTAATATTTTTATTTTTAATTGCTTTTTTAATTTCTTTTATTATAAAAATACCCGAAAAAAACAAAGATGAAGTTGAGAAAAGTATTAATTGGAATATTATACTTAAAAATAAAATGACATATTTTTATATACTAGCACTAGGTCTTTACATATCTGCTGAAATGAGTACGGGAAATTGGTTTATTAATTTTATGCAAACTACATATAATTTTAATGAGAATAAATCTGCTTTATATTCTTCAGTATTTTTAGGCATATTTACAATAGGAAGGTTTTTTGGAGGCTTTGTTGTAGAAAAAGTTGGACATTTTAAATCTGTTATGATATCTTTATTTTTTGCAACTATTTTATATACAAGTGGACTACTTTTAGGTTCTAAAGGTCTCATAATAATATCTTTTTCAGGTATATTTTTTTCAATAGTATTTCCTACAATAGTTGTAACTATATCAAAAGTTTTTCCAAATAATAGTTCGTTTGTAACAGGTATAGTTGTTTCTATTGCATCTGGTATAAGTATGATTGTAAACTTTTTAATAGGATATTTTAATGATATTATTGGAACTTATGGTTCTTTTTATATAATACCAATTGCGTTAGTAATTAGTACTATCTTTAGCATTATTATATTTTTAAATACAAAAGATGTTAGATTAAACTAA
- a CDS encoding DUF302 domain-containing protein, producing the protein MDLVYEKSSEKSLEEALESLEKNLKDNNFGVLWKLNFKDKLEEKGLEFKDDFVVLEVCNPKQAKDVLQTNIHIGYILPCKMVVRSEDNKTYIGMTRPEKLIGLFDIPTLDSVAKEVEKSLKNAIELSI; encoded by the coding sequence ATGGATTTAGTTTATGAAAAAAGCAGTGAAAAATCTTTAGAAGAAGCACTTGAATCATTAGAAAAAAACTTAAAAGATAATAATTTTGGTGTTCTTTGGAAACTTAATTTTAAAGATAAGTTAGAAGAAAAAGGTCTAGAATTTAAAGATGATTTTGTAGTGCTTGAAGTGTGTAATCCTAAACAAGCAAAAGATGTATTACAAACAAATATCCATATTGGCTACATTTTACCTTGTAAAATGGTAGTTAGATCTGAGGATAATAAAACATACATTGGTATGACAAGACCAGAAAAATTAATAGGTTTATTTGATATACCTACATTAGATAGTGTTGCAAAAGAAGTAGAAAAATCTTTAAAAAATGCAATAGAACTCTCTATTTAA